From Novosphingobium decolorationis, one genomic window encodes:
- a CDS encoding DUF4747 family protein has translation MPDTSTIPIGFLNVVASPHPQGIYHNALQQASLEPVQYRGRDWAIIKPPSKSQSDTQIYEGQICVWTDVNPEEPSIDKTTFQEEIVGDNLKKVFEKQGFNNRTFSYALDENTHKIAIELKNELGKTLSIHLAGKIFQKALERLNTGETTYEVTVQPTEDALKNVLDLHRIDKISILLKRPNPGDHRGDDAEQILRELDDQKLKSAVYQFNRQPGTDGIKLNSRNLTRASVAAENGNVQSSGLNENEQKVHRSTKEYPLVIQKIIDKATSHLIAIRDEVKRFRAT, from the coding sequence ATGCCTGATACAAGTACGATCCCTATCGGTTTTCTCAATGTCGTAGCTTCGCCACATCCACAAGGCATCTATCACAACGCGTTACAGCAAGCATCTCTCGAGCCCGTACAATACCGTGGACGAGACTGGGCGATCATCAAGCCTCCGTCGAAGAGCCAAAGCGACACTCAAATCTATGAAGGACAAATATGTGTTTGGACAGACGTCAACCCTGAAGAACCGTCAATTGACAAGACAACCTTTCAAGAAGAAATCGTCGGAGACAACCTAAAAAAAGTCTTCGAAAAACAGGGATTTAACAACAGGACATTTAGCTACGCACTAGACGAAAACACACATAAAATTGCCATTGAGCTCAAAAATGAACTAGGAAAAACGCTCTCGATACACTTGGCCGGAAAAATATTCCAAAAAGCGCTTGAGCGCTTGAACACTGGCGAAACCACCTATGAAGTAACGGTTCAACCCACAGAAGACGCGTTGAAAAATGTATTAGATCTGCATCGAATTGATAAAATTTCAATTTTACTCAAGAGACCAAACCCCGGCGATCACCGCGGCGACGATGCTGAACAAATTCTACGAGAACTCGACGATCAGAAATTAAAATCTGCAGTCTATCAATTCAATCGACAACCTGGAACGGATGGAATTAAGCTCAACAGTCGAAATCTGACCAGAGCTTCTGTCGCAGCCGAAAATGGCAATGTTCAAAGTTCAGGTCTCAATGAGAATGAACAAAAGGTCCACCGATCGACAAAAGAATATCCACTTGTAATACAAAAAATAATCGACAAAGCAACCAGCCATTTGATTGCAATCAGAGATGAGGTGAAACGTTTCCGTGCCACATAA
- the uvrA gene encoding excinuclease ABC subunit UvrA produces MSLTHITVRGAREHNLKGFDIALPRDKLIVITGLSGSGKSSLAFDTIYAEGQRRYVESLSAYARQFLEMMQKPDVEHIDGLSPAISIEQKTTSRNPRSTVATVTEIWDYMRLLWARVGVPYSPATGLPIEAQTVSNMVDRVMELPEGTRLYLLAPVVRGRKGEYRKELAEWQKSGFTRVRIDGELYPIEDAPALDKKYKHDIEVVVDRIAVKDGIQTRLADSFEQALKLAEGLAYVDLADGVVPGREDEAEAAKGAKGKKNLKGAGLPANRIVFSEKFACPVSGFTIEEIEPRLFSFNAPQGACPACDGLGEKMEFDPQLVVPNEGLTLKQGALVPWAKSNPPSPYYMQVLASLANHFGFDLTTPWQDLPSEVRIVILYGTAGSPVPLTFKDGRKEYTVTKPFEGVIGNLNRRLVQTDSALMREELQRFQTAQPCEVCDGKRLKPEALCVRLAESDIADAARLSVADAFAWFGSLEGKLTDQQAQIAKAILKEINERLGFLNNVGLDYLNLDRTSGTLSGGESQRIRLASQIGSGLSGVLYVLDEPSIGLHQRDNDRLLETLKRLRDLGNTVIVVEHDEDAIRAADYVVDLGPGAGVHGGEIVAEGTLKQVLKSKSSLTAQYLTGERRIEVPATRRKGNGKSVTVENARANNLKGVTAEFPLGTFCCVTGVSGSGKSSLTIDTLQAGASRTLNGARVIAGPHDAIRGLEACDKVIEIDQSPIGRTPRSNPATYTGAFTQIRDWFAGLPESEARGYKPGRFSFNVKGGRCEACHGDGLIKIEMHFLPDVYVTCEECDGKRYNRETLEVKFKGHSIADVLDMTIEDAVEFFKAVPPIRDKMQMLCEVGLGYIKVGQQATTLSGGEAQRVKLAKELARRSTGQTLYILDEPTTGLHFEDVRKLLEVLHRLVEQGNSVVVIEHNLDVIKTADWLIDLGPEGGVRGGEIVAVGTPEDVVKNERSFTGHYLKPLLEA; encoded by the coding sequence ATGAGTCTGACCCACATCACCGTGCGCGGTGCGCGCGAGCATAACCTCAAGGGCTTCGATATCGCGCTGCCGCGCGACAAGCTGATCGTCATCACCGGGCTTTCGGGGTCGGGCAAGTCGAGCCTCGCCTTCGACACGATCTACGCCGAAGGCCAGCGCCGCTACGTCGAGAGCCTCTCGGCCTACGCGCGCCAGTTCCTTGAAATGATGCAGAAGCCCGATGTGGAGCACATCGACGGCCTCAGCCCTGCCATTTCCATCGAGCAGAAGACGACGAGCCGCAACCCGCGCTCGACCGTCGCCACCGTGACCGAGATCTGGGACTACATGCGCCTGCTCTGGGCGCGCGTGGGTGTGCCCTATTCGCCCGCGACCGGCCTTCCCATCGAGGCGCAGACCGTCTCCAACATGGTCGACCGGGTGATGGAGCTGCCCGAGGGCACGCGGCTCTACCTGCTCGCCCCCGTCGTGCGCGGGCGCAAGGGCGAGTACCGCAAGGAACTGGCCGAGTGGCAGAAGTCGGGCTTCACCCGCGTGCGCATCGACGGCGAGCTTTACCCCATCGAGGACGCGCCCGCGCTCGACAAGAAGTACAAGCACGACATCGAGGTCGTGGTGGACCGCATCGCGGTCAAGGACGGTATCCAGACGCGCCTGGCCGACAGCTTCGAGCAGGCGCTCAAGCTGGCCGAGGGGCTTGCCTATGTCGATCTTGCCGATGGCGTGGTGCCGGGGCGTGAGGACGAGGCCGAGGCCGCGAAGGGCGCCAAGGGCAAGAAGAACCTGAAGGGCGCAGGGCTTCCGGCCAACCGCATCGTCTTTTCGGAAAAGTTCGCCTGTCCGGTCTCGGGCTTCACCATCGAAGAGATCGAGCCGCGCCTGTTCTCCTTCAACGCGCCGCAGGGCGCGTGCCCGGCCTGTGACGGTCTGGGCGAGAAGATGGAATTCGACCCCCAGCTCGTGGTCCCCAACGAGGGGCTGACACTCAAGCAGGGCGCGCTCGTGCCCTGGGCCAAGTCGAACCCGCCGTCCCCTTACTACATGCAGGTGCTGGCCAGCCTGGCCAACCACTTCGGCTTCGATCTCACCACGCCCTGGCAGGACCTGCCGAGCGAGGTGCGCATCGTCATCCTCTATGGCACGGCCGGCTCGCCGGTGCCGCTCACCTTCAAGGACGGGCGCAAGGAATACACCGTCACCAAGCCCTTCGAGGGCGTGATCGGCAACCTCAACCGCCGCCTTGTCCAGACCGACAGCGCGCTGATGCGCGAGGAGCTCCAGCGCTTCCAGACCGCGCAGCCCTGCGAGGTGTGCGACGGCAAGCGTCTCAAGCCCGAAGCGCTGTGCGTGCGTCTGGCGGAAAGCGACATTGCCGATGCCGCGCGGCTTTCGGTGGCGGACGCCTTCGCCTGGTTCGGAAGCCTCGAAGGCAAGCTCACCGACCAGCAGGCGCAGATCGCCAAGGCCATCCTGAAGGAAATCAACGAGCGCCTCGGCTTCCTCAACAACGTCGGGCTCGATTACCTCAACCTCGACCGGACTTCGGGTACGCTCTCGGGCGGTGAGAGCCAGCGCATCCGCCTTGCCAGCCAGATCGGTTCGGGGCTTTCGGGCGTGCTCTACGTGCTGGACGAGCCCTCCATCGGCCTGCACCAGCGCGACAACGATCGCCTGCTCGAAACCCTGAAGCGTCTGCGGGACCTGGGCAACACGGTGATCGTCGTCGAGCACGACGAGGACGCGATCCGCGCGGCGGACTACGTGGTAGACCTGGGCCCCGGCGCGGGCGTCCACGGCGGCGAGATCGTCGCCGAGGGCACCTTGAAGCAGGTGCTCAAGAGCAAGAGCAGCCTGACCGCGCAGTACCTCACCGGCGAACGCAGGATCGAGGTCCCGGCCACGCGCCGCAAGGGCAACGGCAAGTCGGTGACGGTCGAAAACGCGCGTGCGAACAACCTGAAGGGCGTCACCGCCGAGTTTCCGCTGGGCACCTTCTGCTGCGTGACCGGCGTTTCGGGTTCGGGCAAGTCCTCGCTCACCATCGACACGCTGCAGGCGGGCGCGAGCCGTACCTTGAACGGCGCGCGCGTGATCGCAGGGCCCCACGATGCGATCCGTGGGCTCGAAGCCTGCGACAAGGTGATCGAGATCGACCAGTCCCCGATCGGGCGCACCCCGCGCTCCAACCCGGCGACCTACACCGGCGCCTTCACCCAGATCCGCGACTGGTTTGCCGGGCTCCCGGAATCCGAAGCGCGCGGCTACAAGCCCGGGCGCTTCAGCTTCAATGTCAAGGGCGGGCGCTGCGAGGCGTGCCACGGCGATGGCCTCATCAAGATCGAGATGCACTTCCTGCCCGACGTCTACGTCACCTGCGAGGAATGCGACGGCAAGCGCTACAACCGCGAGACGCTGGAGGTGAAGTTCAAGGGCCACTCGATCGCCGACGTGCTCGACATGACGATTGAGGATGCGGTCGAGTTCTTCAAGGCGGTGCCGCCGATCCGCGACAAGATGCAGATGCTGTGCGAGGTGGGGCTTGGCTACATCAAGGTCGGCCAGCAGGCGACGACGCTTTCGGGCGGTGAGGCGCAGCGCGTCAAGCTCGCCAAGGAACTGGCGCGCCGCTCGACCGGGCAGACGCTCTATATCCTCGATGAGCCGACCACGGGCCTCCACTTCGAGGACGTGCGCAAGCTGCTGGAAGTGCTGCATCGACTGGTCGAGCAGGGCAACTCGGTGGTCGTCATCGAGCACAACCTCGATGTCATCAAGACCGCCGACTGGCTGATCGACCTGGGCCCCGAAGGCGGCGTGCGCGGGGGCGAGATCGTCGCCGTGGGCACGCCCGAGGACGTGGTGAAGAACGAACGCTCCTTCACCGGGCACTACCTCAAGCCCCTGCTGGAGGCCTGA
- the arsH gene encoding arsenical resistance protein ArsH: MSEYRYLRALPDPDSLPALRPEYAHLRPAQGLGELDPPPRILLLYGSLRERSYSRLAVEEAARLLQYFGCETRIFDPRDLPLPDQVPGDDHPAVHELREHALWSEAQVWCSPERHGQITGIMKTQIDHLPLAFKGLRPTQGRALAVMQVSAGSQSFNSINTLRVLGRWMRMFTIPNQSSVAKAYEEFDEAGRMTPSSYYDRIVDVMEELVRFTVLLRPHAEQLVDRYSERKDKDQRVETHVEKAGLA; the protein is encoded by the coding sequence ATGTCCGAATACCGTTACCTGCGCGCTCTTCCCGATCCTGACAGCCTGCCCGCGCTGCGCCCCGAATACGCGCACCTGCGCCCCGCGCAGGGGCTGGGCGAACTGGACCCGCCGCCGCGCATCCTGCTCCTCTACGGGTCGCTGCGCGAACGCTCCTACTCGCGCCTTGCGGTCGAGGAGGCGGCGCGCCTCCTGCAGTACTTCGGCTGCGAGACGCGCATCTTCGACCCCCGCGACCTGCCGCTCCCCGACCAGGTGCCGGGGGACGATCACCCGGCCGTCCACGAACTGCGCGAGCATGCGCTGTGGTCCGAAGCGCAGGTCTGGTGCAGCCCGGAGCGCCACGGCCAGATCACCGGCATCATGAAGACGCAGATCGATCACCTGCCGCTGGCGTTCAAGGGCCTGCGCCCCACGCAAGGGCGCGCGCTGGCCGTCATGCAGGTCAGCGCAGGCTCGCAATCGTTCAACTCGATCAACACCTTGCGCGTTCTGGGCCGCTGGATGCGGATGTTCACCATCCCCAACCAGTCCTCGGTCGCCAAGGCCTACGAGGAGTTCGACGAGGCGGGCCGGATGACCCCGTCGAGCTACTACGACCGCATCGTCGATGTCATGGAAGAGCTGGTCCGCTTCACCGTCCTCCTGCGCCCCCACGCCGAACAACTTGTCGACCGCTACTCGGAGCGCAAGGACAAGGACCAGCGGGTGGAAACGCATGTCGAGAAGGCCGGGTTGGCCTGA
- a CDS encoding N-acetylmuramidase domain-containing protein: MNIVELQSAVGAKPDGIWGPKSRAALLTAFTNTQAPAITDAEEAELAERLHVSVKQLRAVAQVESSGGGFDRQGRPKILYERHKFHKYTGGRWSVTAFSNPRYGGYSESSWDKLAGAIVTGDVDAAFMACSWGKFQVLGQWWDEFGFASPFAFAFSTVASELKHYELLAHYVEYNELNDEMAALSTDPDDCRAFARAYNGGAYARLGYHTKLAAAMG, from the coding sequence ATGAACATTGTCGAGCTGCAATCGGCCGTGGGCGCCAAGCCCGACGGGATCTGGGGCCCCAAGTCGCGCGCGGCGCTGCTGACCGCCTTCACCAATACCCAGGCGCCCGCCATCACCGATGCGGAAGAGGCCGAGCTGGCCGAGCGCCTCCACGTCAGCGTGAAACAGCTGCGCGCGGTGGCGCAGGTGGAATCCTCGGGCGGCGGGTTTGACCGGCAGGGGCGCCCCAAGATCCTCTACGAGCGGCACAAGTTCCACAAGTACACCGGCGGGCGCTGGTCGGTCACGGCCTTCAGCAACCCGCGCTACGGCGGCTACAGCGAAAGCAGCTGGGACAAGCTGGCGGGCGCGATCGTGACCGGCGATGTCGATGCCGCGTTCATGGCCTGCTCCTGGGGCAAGTTCCAGGTGCTGGGGCAGTGGTGGGACGAGTTCGGCTTTGCGAGCCCCTTCGCCTTTGCCTTCAGCACGGTCGCCTCCGAGCTCAAGCACTACGAACTGCTGGCCCATTATGTCGAATACAATGAGTTGAACGACGAAATGGCCGCGCTCTCCACCGATCCCGACGACTGCCGCGCCTTCGCGCGCGCCTACAACGGGGGCGCCTACGCGCGGCTGGGCTACCACACCAAGCTGGCCGCCGCGATGGGGTGA
- a CDS encoding UrcA family protein, whose protein sequence is MNRLTIAACTLGCVLLGSAASASNEVVVQKHVWEDLPTVAVRYSDLDLDSASGRDALDLRLVRAVKSVCGAPDLRELQEMAQMRDCRVTSLARAHADRDALMDMRMAARGNPERLAALDRATLRVGQ, encoded by the coding sequence ATGAACAGGCTTACCATTGCCGCCTGCACGCTCGGCTGCGTGCTGCTGGGAAGCGCCGCCTCGGCGTCCAACGAAGTGGTCGTGCAAAAGCACGTCTGGGAGGACCTACCGACGGTTGCCGTGCGTTACAGCGACCTTGACCTCGACAGCGCCAGCGGGCGCGACGCGCTCGACCTGCGCCTCGTGCGCGCGGTGAAGAGCGTGTGCGGCGCGCCGGACCTGCGCGAATTGCAGGAGATGGCGCAAATGCGCGACTGCCGCGTGACGTCGCTCGCCCGCGCCCACGCCGACCGCGACGCGCTGATGGACATGCGCATGGCCGCACGCGGCAACCCCGAACGCCTCGCCGCGCTCGACAGGGCCACGCTGCGCGTGGGGCAGTAG
- a CDS encoding class II 3-deoxy-7-phosphoheptulonate synthase, protein MASNWTPDGWKAQEARHLPVYGDETKLNEVEATLAKFPPLVFAGEARELKKDLAEVAEGRGFLLQGGDCAESFAEFHPDNIRDTFRVLLQMAVVLTFASKQPVVKVGRMAGQFAKPRSSPTEMVDGVEMPSYFGDIINGIEGNAQARRNDPERMVQAYGQSAATLNLLRAFATGGYANLSQVHKWTMEHIDRSPWGEKFAQMADRIGEALDFMSACGVDPTTVPQLQGTQFYTSHEALLLPYEQALTRRDSLTGGWYDCSAHMLWIGDRTRFEGSAHVEFLRGVENPIGMKCGPSLEPDALLKMLDTLNPNREPGRMTLISRFGHEKVEAGLPKLVRAVKAEGHPVVWSCDPMHGNVIKTDSGLKTRPYDRILSEVRGFFAVHRAEGTHAGGIHVEMTGQDVTECTGGAIAITDERLGDRYHTHCDPRLNGAQSIELAFEMADLLNLEANAQHQAAA, encoded by the coding sequence GTGGCAAGCAATTGGACCCCGGATGGCTGGAAGGCGCAGGAAGCGCGCCACCTTCCGGTATATGGCGATGAGACCAAGCTGAACGAGGTCGAGGCGACCCTGGCAAAGTTTCCGCCGCTGGTCTTTGCAGGCGAAGCGCGCGAACTGAAGAAGGACCTCGCCGAAGTGGCCGAGGGCCGCGGTTTCCTGCTTCAGGGCGGAGACTGCGCGGAGAGCTTCGCCGAGTTCCACCCCGACAACATCCGCGACACCTTCCGCGTCCTGCTGCAGATGGCCGTCGTGCTCACCTTCGCCAGCAAGCAGCCAGTGGTGAAGGTCGGGCGCATGGCCGGGCAGTTCGCCAAGCCGCGCTCCTCGCCGACCGAGATGGTCGATGGCGTCGAGATGCCCAGCTACTTCGGCGACATCATCAACGGCATCGAGGGCAATGCGCAGGCGCGCCGCAACGATCCCGAACGCATGGTCCAGGCCTATGGCCAGTCGGCCGCGACGCTGAACCTGCTGCGCGCCTTTGCGACCGGCGGCTATGCCAACCTCAGCCAGGTCCACAAGTGGACGATGGAGCACATCGACCGCAGCCCCTGGGGTGAGAAGTTCGCGCAGATGGCCGACCGCATCGGCGAGGCGCTCGACTTCATGTCGGCCTGCGGCGTCGATCCCACGACCGTCCCGCAGCTGCAGGGCACCCAGTTCTACACCAGCCACGAAGCGCTGCTGCTCCCCTACGAGCAGGCCCTGACCCGCCGCGATTCGCTGACCGGCGGCTGGTACGACTGCTCCGCGCACATGCTGTGGATCGGGGACCGCACCCGCTTTGAAGGCTCGGCCCACGTCGAGTTCCTGCGCGGTGTCGAAAACCCCATCGGCATGAAGTGTGGTCCGAGCCTGGAGCCCGACGCGCTCCTCAAGATGCTCGACACGCTCAACCCCAACCGCGAGCCGGGCCGCATGACCCTCATCAGCCGTTTCGGCCATGAGAAGGTCGAGGCAGGGCTCCCCAAGCTGGTGCGCGCGGTGAAGGCCGAAGGGCACCCGGTGGTGTGGTCGTGCGATCCCATGCACGGCAACGTCATCAAGACCGATTCGGGCCTCAAGACCCGCCCCTACGACCGCATCCTCTCCGAAGTGCGCGGCTTCTTCGCGGTGCACCGCGCCGAAGGCACGCACGCGGGCGGCATCCATGTCGAGATGACCGGCCAGGACGTGACCGAGTGCACGGGCGGCGCCATCGCCATCACCGACGAGCGGCTGGGCGATCGCTACCACACGCACTGCGATCCCCGCCTCAACGGCGCGCAGTCGATCGAACTGGCCTTCGAGATGGCGGACCTGCTCAACCTCGAAGCCAACGCGCAGCACCAGGCCGCCGCCTGA